In the genome of Pungitius pungitius chromosome 5, fPunPun2.1, whole genome shotgun sequence, the window TGCTGCTTTCCCTCTCTGGGATTTATTGGAGTTTGATGTCACTGTGACCGATGTCACAGCTCAAAGTAACCTGTCACGGAAGCCGTGCGCTTCCAGTACAGACATGTGACACCTGTAACGGCCGAGGGAAGCCGCTTCGTTGATGGTTGCGACTTTCTATTTAGCGTTGTCGTTTTCTTTCTCGCAATGAGAAGTGCATTGTGTTTCCCGAAAAACtaaatgaattcatttcctGTTAACATCTGGTCAAAGGTTCAATTGATCCAGTACGTTACAAACAAAtatatggagagaaaaaaacattacatttcctTTCATAATTTTTGAGGATTAGGATGTGTTCCCTGCTTGTTAGCATCGTCATGGGGAGCATGTTAGCTAACAATTAGCATTTATGGCTGGTTTTGTCAGACTTTCCTGCACACGCTACAGTTTTTACCGGGACACTATTGATCTCTGGCTCTCCCACTGTGGGACTCTTCACTATTGCCACATTGTGGGGGATGGGTGGTGTCTCAGATAGCGTAGGTGGTCCTACTGACGACACACCATGAGGAAAAACAGGAATTTGCGGTATGTGGCATGCCCATGGGTGTGTGCCCGTGCTTTGTGATCATATCTAAACTTACTCTGTAAttgctggcacacacacacacacacactcacactgaagGATGAGCCTTTTAGCCTCAGGGGCCTCCGCGGTTTAAAGCAAGAGGCAAAAAGGCCAACTTTCTGAAGGGCGCTTGAATGAAATTGCACATCAAACTACAAAGCAAAGCTACGAGAAGGCATTTCGGATAATATCAAAATAAGCGGTGGGCTTTAAATCCTCTCGATCCGCTCTGAATCTCTGTTACGCCTTTTTGAGAGAGCTTCAAAGGGAGATTCTGCCACGCTGTGTAGGAGGAATCCAAGTGATTCATGTCTCTCTTGCAGCCTCTTGCAGACCTGCCACATGTACGGGAAGTGGAAACCATGGCGATGGAGGATTGTGTAATGTGTGACGCAagtgctccaccccccccccccctcaccccccaccccagtTGAATCCGGCTGGTGCCGATTAAACAGCCAGCGGCCATTTAATGTAGAAAATGTCTCACTGTTTTCCTGAGACCATGCCGtcgttttgtttatttcatagaAAAAGAGGTCTCTGTTTGAgataaatgatcatttttagACGTAAAGCCTGCGACTCACATTGAGAACTCAGGAAATATTCACAGATTTCAACGATTTTGGCAAAACTCTTATCTCAGTTTCTCATTCTCTGGGTTATTGTGTCTCCGACTTGTGTAACTGCCTGTTCTCGCCTCTCAGGGACACGTCTTCCACCCCCACGGGTCGCCTCGCTGTTCTTTCCGTGAGCTTTGGCTCGGTGCCGGGCATCAGGCCCGTGCGTGGACACACTCCGCCACCCCAGGAGCACAAGcgtgaagtgtgtttgtgtgtgtgtgtgtgtgtgtgtgtgcgtaaagcCGTTGGATTGTCACAGGACAAAAGACGTGATCATTCGGAATGTTccgacagaagaaaaaaaaaaagaagacaaaaccgACCAGACGTACTGGTAACATAATGGGAGCAGGAAACGCGGCTCTGGAAGCGGGCCGACAGGACGGACGGGCCCGCTCTGCCGTCACGTGATCAGGTGACCGAGTGCAGCACAGGAGACGGACAGATGCTGCTTGTTGACGACTGAATTATTGATGAAGTGTCCAAAATACCAAATctgtgaggggtgggggggctgattCCTGATCTGGGGTCAGGTGACTGACGGCCCTCATCCGGCCCTCGCCATCAACATGAGAAAAGTGTCACGCGGGCGCCTCGGCCCGCCTGTTTGCTTTGAAACCCGTTTGAGCAGCTGCCACTTTGTCACAAAGTATCTGCCGTTAAGCCTCCAGTCCAACTTTCAATTTCTCAGTCAGTCAACATCCGTTTTTAGTTGTATTTAAGCCGAAGAAACGTCTCCTGAGGCCGGTCGTTGTCACTGTGAACGTTTTGGTTGGATGCAGCGCCTTGAAATGGTTTTCCGTTGATTTGAATAGTTTCTGTTTTGAGTTTAACAGCTGGCAGGAAACCACCCCGGAGCTTTCTGGGGAGCTTTACGTGTTTTCAGCAGAAAGCATCTCGGATTCGCAAGTATTGCTTTGAGTGAAAcctactggaaaaaaaagaaaaaatggaggGTCATGTAAATATTGATTTTATTGTAGCTTTCTTTTTAaggacaacaaacaaaacacatttgaccCAACCTGTGGTTTCAAATAACACGGTTTAGTAGATCAGTGGGTCTTCTGGGGGTGTATTTGGTTTCGGCTCCACATCTGTACGCTGTGGTTTCTACGTTTGAGGCGACGCGGTGAGGAATtgaactacttcctgtttcgGCGTAGCGGAGGTGCATCTACGTCAACGACTCTCGGTTTCCTTCGACCCACCACAACAGCAAAATGGAGCTCAGACTACAGGGAAATTGCAGAGTTGTCTATTttacaacccccccgccccccccccccttatcttcTTCCAGATAATCAGCGGTCATGTGAGCGAGACGCTGCAGAGAACAATAACTGATGACATTAACAGAAAGCCAAGCGGAGCTAAACACCAACAGGAGGGCAGAGCTGAGATCAGTTTCATCTTCACATGTGATCTAATCTGCTCATTCAACAGGAACCCTGGGGGGGTTTCACCAAACTacataaagggggggggggcactatcTCTGAGAACACCATTGTGATTAGCATTAGAAAAGCAttgagggggcagggggggggggggtgacccaGACTCTTTTCCCACCCTCAGGATACATGTAGTGACTTGTGACGGGAAGTAAAGGCGAAACCGCCACCGGGTCGCCGCGCTCACATGAGAACCCGAGCAGGCCTTCTCTGGAAAGCAAGGTCGCTCTATAAGAGGAATACTGTGTCCGCACATGTGAGATCACTGCAGAATGGGACAGATAGGTGAAAGGATTTGGTTTCTACGCTGGTTTTGGGTTTGACCTTCGACTGAATCAATTTCTCCTCGTGACCCCACATTGAGAGAATAATGTTTGTCAGCAGGGGGCCAGGTGATTTGCGCACATTAGAGGTTTAGTAAATCCCTTCCCAGCATACTTATTCCAGCAGTAAAGGGCGGCCCATTACTGCACTGCTCTGTGACAGAAACCCTTTACTGTGCAGCGGTTAAACATTACCTGCACCATCTTTCCTTAGATCACGTTGATTGAGGAGCCTCCGACAAACACCACTAGATAACAGTTAGACTGCAATGAGTGAGACGAAGAGACGAGATGCAATGCAAAAAGTTTTTTAATGCAGTAATTAAGACTACGTGGAGAGCGTCGACAATTAGAAGAAAGCGTCTTTACATGTGGACATACAATGACTCTGAATCAGaacagacaaataaataaaaagcttgtATTTAAatggtcgccccccccctcccctcatccccccctATTCATTTACAGAAATACTGGATTCCACCCACGTGTCGTTTTCAACAGCGAGGGAAAGATTTGTTATCGATCTTAAAGCCGAAATAAGCCGCCATGAACTCCATCTCCCGCAAGTCAGTGCAGCATCGCCAAATGATACAGACCTGctgtaataaaaacatttaaaaaagggagaTTATGTGCTTAACTTcggcccccacacacacacacacacacgcggattAGGTGGTGTCCTTCGTTGCCATGAAGCATTGTGTGCTTATCTGCAGTTATTGAACTACgtatatttcatttaaacttATGGGCTGGGGGGTCGATTCAGATAAGCTGGGGGAAGAGTTCATTGGCGAACATGTTGTCCCAGGTGCTCTCGGAGCACAGGGGCGAGGACATGTCGCTGAAAGGGGACGCGGACCCTTCGTATCCAGAGTCGCTGTAGGTGTCCGCCAGGCAGGCTTCCTTGTCCAGGCCGCCGAGGGCCGCGGGGGAGACTCCGGAGAAAAAGTCATCCGCCGGACTGTGAGCGTCACAGCTGGCGATGACCTCGTCCTCCGGCTCGTCTTTGACGCAGACCGTCTCCTCAGCAACCAGGTCGTCATCACCTGTGACAGGGAAGTCTGCCTCGACgctgctgctcttctcctcctcctcctccaccaccactactaccacctcgtcctcctcctcctcctcggtgtcGCTCTCAGAGCCGTCGCGATGCCCGCCGCCGCCCACCTCCTCCACGGGCTTCGTGTAGATGTGGTCAAAGTGGATCAGTTCATTAAGGGCCTCCAGCTTAACTGATGGGGCCCCCAGAGGCGCAGGTGCGGCGGCAGGTACTGGGTGCCCCCCTCCGACCAGCAGCACCTGCGGTTCTGGGCACTCCTGCTCGCAGGACTTGAGGAACAGCTCTGGGTCAAGGATGTCCAGAATGCCCATGAGCAGATCAGACTGGTGGGGGGAGGAAACAGGGGATTAGCCCAGTAGCCTATGACCCCGACACGGCCTCGGGATTCTGAACCGCGCCGCCGCGACTTACCTCATGGTCTGTAGTGTCAGGATCATCTGAATCCATTGAGAAGTCTTCAGATTTGGGGACTGCTGGGCCTGCACCTGCTGCGGAGGCACACGTAGCCTGAGTGCTGCAGACTCAGAAGACCCGATCCCTAAACCTGCTTCGTTCCCCGTGGACAGATAAACCTGAACCTGCCGCATGaaaggagaaagggaggaattCAGACCGTGTCCCcatcacagaaagaaaaaaaagagggccaGAAGACGGCTCCAAACTTACATTCTCCTTGGAGTCGAGGGTGTCCAACCCAAGTCTCTGTCTCAGTTCCTCGTTTTCGGTCAGCAGGCCACTCGATTTTTCCCGAAGGAGCCTGTTTTCGATGTGAAGTTTTTGGTTctgccaacaaaacaaaaaaaaagagcagctgtTTGTACCTGAAACTGCAACCGTGTTTGGGGAAGTGAAGCATGAAGGGCTCAAGTGAAACTAGACCACGTCAAGGTGGAATGTAGAGGAGGTTATTAAAGGGAATTAATGCAATCATTGTATTGCAATGGCTTGATTATAATCTGAATATATCAAATGATCCTATTTAGATATTATCGATACATTAgatgattaaaatgattaaGAAAATCTAAAAACTCACCTCCAGCTCCAACTCCACgacctgctgctccagctccccCATTTTGGCCTTTTTCCGGTCTCTGGCTGTCTGAGCTGCGACTCTGTTCTTCAGTTTCCttggaaggggaagggggggatagaggggggggggggggggggggacaggaattTAGCACAGTTTTTTTTCCGTGATGCTGActgagagagcccccccccccccttgaggtCCACTCGGGCCCCACGGCGCAGCGCAGCCTGCGGCCATGTTGGTGCCACGCAGGCACCGCCGGGATGtcggtcaaaaaaaaaaaaaaaaaaaccactcaaGATAACGCGAAGCGGTCTGACGAGCCGGTCCGAAGTCCCGCGGGTCAAATGTGCGGCGTTTTGAACCGGTTCACCCGGTGTAAGTACTCGGAATATCCGGAGAAACGCCGACGAGTCGACGCTTTTACTCCGTGTTTAAATGGCTTattcaaaaaaaaaggggggggggggctctctttGGGCGTGTCCCCCGCGGGGCTCCGGTCAGCGATAGTCGGCGAAAACGAAATGTAAATGAAGCCGTACCGCCTGAATAATGCTGAAtgatagagggggggggaagactcaCCTGCGAAGCGCCTTCTCCTCCGGACTCAGGTGGGTGAGCCTCTGCCTCTTCCGTATCGGAGGCCCCGCGGACGAGTTGGACTCCGAGTCCGACGACGCCGGGCTGGAGGACGGCAGGACGACGGAGATCGGCCGGTTGAAGCCCGCCTGCGAGCCGGCCTGCTTGCCGGATATGAGGAGCACCTTGTGGGGCCCCGCGGAGCCTGCTGCTGTTACCACCACCATGGCCGCTGTGTCCTGGACGTCGGAAGCCGTCGGGGTGTCCCTGTTGAATTCGGACGGGTTTCCCTTGGTTACC includes:
- the xbp1 gene encoding X-box-binding protein 1, producing the protein MVVVTAAGSAGPHKVLLISGKQAGSQAGFNRPISVVLPSSSPASSDSESNSSAGPPIRKRQRLTHLSPEEKALRRKLKNRVAAQTARDRKKAKMGELEQQVVELELENQKLHIENRLLREKSSGLLTENEELRQRLGLDTLDSKENVQVYLSTGNEAGLGIGSSESAALRLRVPPQQVQAQQSPNLKTSQWIQMILTLQTMSLICSWAFWTSLTQSCSSSPASRSAQNRRCCWSEGGTQYLPPHLRLWGPHQLSWRPLMN